CATTGCAATAATTCTTAGTTTAATCATCTAAAAAAGTCTTGGTGACCCAAGTGGTCAACATGTAAAACACCTACCAGTATATCTGTttaataaaagtattttttatccTTTAACATATTACACCATCATCCCCTCCAGACTCGTCTCCAAGCTTGCAGATCTGGGACTAAACACCCTCTGCAAATGGATCTACAGCTTCCTGACGGGGAGGCCACAGGTGGTGAGACTCGGTGACCGCACTTCAGCCACAGTGGTCACAAACACTGGCACCCCCCAGGGTTGTGTGCTCAGCCCCCTCCTGTTCTCCCTGTTCACACATGACTGTGTGCCAACGCACAGTTCCAACCTCATCGTGAAGTTTGCTGATGACACAACCATCGTGGGCCTCATCACTAACAGTGACGAGTCAGCCTACAGAGAGGAGGTGGACACCCTGACAACATGGTGTCAGGAGAACCACCTCTCTCTCAACATCAGCAAAACGAAGGAGATGATCGTGGACTTTAGGAGGCAGCAGGGGGTGGAGCATGCACCTCTCCACATTAACGGATCTGAAGTAGAAAAGGTCAGCTGCTTCAAGTTCCTTGGGGTTAATATCAGCCATGATCTCACCTGGTCTGCCCACACAGACAAGGTGGTCAAAGCTGCCCGGAAAcgcctcttcttcctgaggagaCTCAAGAAGTTTGGCATGAACCCAGTCATCCTCACCAATTTCTATAGGTGCACTATAGAAAGCATCCTGACTGGCAGCATCTCAGTGTGGTTCGGGAGCTGCACAGCCATGGACCGTAAGGCCCTACGCAGTGTGGTCCGATCTGCTGAGTGCATCATTGGTAGGAAACTCCCAACCCTTCAGGACATCTGGCACACAAGATGTCTTCGTAGAGCTGGCAGAATCCTAAAAGACTGCCATcacccatccttcagactgttcaccatgctGCCTTCTGGTAGGCGGTACAGAAGCATCCGGTCTCGCACCCGCAGAATGCAGAACAGTTTTTTTCCTAAGGCCATCAGGCTCCTAAATGGACTATAATGCACTCTCATCACTTACACACTTGACACTTACACTTACACTTACACACTTTATACTttacacatgcctacctccactgctgaCTGCACTGCAACATTGCACaacattgtattttttttatttttccttatgtTATAGTTAGTATAGGTCTcagattagcataggctattatgtgtattatatgtaCAGTACAGCTCTTGTAATTAGCGTTAAAATGTATATTGCATATTGTAGTATCCACATTGCCTATCTATTTCTActcttgtaaatatttttaGTAGAGTACTTATGACATGACAGgttacggcatgttatgtcctgtcttgttatggtagctgctgtacggtgtcctgtcctaagaatttcagtgtccagtccgactctgttgttctgtgtatctgacaataaaagacttgacttgactattACCATCTccctaaaataaatataaaacaaacataaatataaacaacaTTTAAAAGGGCACAAATGGCCTTGTACAAGTATTTGAACGTTTGGTATTTGTTGCATTTATCTCCTCATTGGTAACATTCGGAACTTTATTGTTTTCTCACTCTGCACCATTTATATTTTCATGTCAGTATTAACATATTAAGGGTGTTCAACTGCGTGGGAAATGTGAGGATCCAGGTTGTAAGAAGTTTTCCACTTTGAGTAGGAAGTATGAAGTTTAAAATGTGGGGAGACGAGGAGAAACACTTCAGTTCCTGTCATAAGGAAGAGGGAATTGAACCTGAAAATGTTCAGCTGGCCGAAATATTGGGTCAGACACAATAAAAGTCAAGTAGTCAGAAGCATTCATATCTTTTAATTAACTCGTCGTCACAATATTGTGATACAGGTACAATGTGTATTATTACACACCACAAAGTAACACCTGAAGAGTACATGTGTAAACAATGTTTTTCCCTGCACATGTTGATGGAAGCGTAGATAGTTGTAACTGCTTCAAATTGATTTAGTCCAATGATTATCAACCTTGAGGCCATGACCCTCCAGACAGTCACAAGACAAATCTGAGAAGTCTTAACACGAttaatgaggtactacaggAAGAACAAGAAACAGAGCTCTGCCTCACAaatgttggatttttttccctgacttttggatggaagaaaaaaaacaacgaatTTTTGGCTAATTTACTTTTTCAAATTTGAGCTATTCCACTAAATAAGCCTGAGTGAGGGAAAACTCGACATTGATGGCTCTGCTAACAACTCACAGATGTCTAAATCATGTGACAAGAGTCCCACCCGGACACTTTTTTTGTGTCAAATAGGGTGGGAACCGCTGGTTAAACCTTTAACAGTATGTTGTATTTTATAAGAATTTAATCATTCTTTAACGCAGATTCTGTGTTGTTTCGAAAGACGATAAAAAGTCCTGCACGTAGTTGTTGACCCTGCTGTGTGAGAACCTAACCTAGATGGTGCTGGAGTCAGACTCGAGGACAGCATAAACAGCCTGCTCACCTTTGAAAAGAGTGTTTTGACAATAAGTATGTTCACAGAGATTAATAGAAAAAAATTAGTTTTATTACACAATGGTGTACCAATACAAAATCATTAACAAATGGTAAAACCATATAATGATATCCTCTTTCCGATGGAAAACAGTGTAATGACATTTGATGGACAGTTAGGTACATCCTCTTTTAGGCTCTGGCTTCCTcatcatccatctgagtgtcaTCCTTTACATCCGTTCGCAGACTTTTCTCAGAGTTCTAGAGAGCAGCACCATGCCACACCTGCCTGATTTGCCTCCACGGAGTTCCAAGGATCGAGGCGGTGATGAAGAAGAAAACCAAGATCATGCCTTTAGCCAGCGACTGAGAATATGGCTCACCTGGGAAGGAGAAAAGTCACAAACAAATCATTATGGTACTgtcagtgtctttttttttttttttttttaaacgctcTTCACTGGGACAAGCACAATGACCATACGAGctagtgtgagcgtgcatggttgtttgtctctgtgttggtcctgtgatggacaggcATCCCCGCCTCTTGtctaatggcagctgggataggctccaagcCCCCCGGTGACTCTGACTAGGataaagcgggtatagaaaatggatggatggagcaatGGGAGAAGCCCAATGGGACCATAATACAATCACATTCAATACTCATTTATcttacagagagagagagagagagagaggctgGGCCTGGATTACAGAAATCATTACCTGTGTAAGATTTGGTGATGGGAAAGGCGAGCTCAGGCCAACACACATCATTCCTGTCACAGTCGTATTCTGTAAAGTTGATCTGAAACCTACAAGGTAAAAAGCCAAGACAAAACATTACACTCTGTGTTAATATCAGGTAGGTAGCTCAAACATGAATTCATTCATGTGACTTGGCATCTCTCCAGGGGAGAACAGTCTCAGTGTCAAAGCACCTGGTATTTGGTGGTCCTACATTGATAGGAATGTCAATAAAGGTGACAGAGGAAGTGATGGGGAACAACTGAGTCTCTGCACATGAAGAGAAATCCACTCCTCCGCAGTCCAGTGCCCAGGTGGACAGGCTATaactgaaaacaacaaaaatgggATTGTTTATGCACACTGAATAAAAGTTATTAACGGCTCCCAATGATCCGAGAATAAAACCTGCAGCGTGCATCTATATGAATATACCTCTGATACACACCTGATTTGCAAATCACGAATTTCCCTTTGAGGTGAGCCCTCCACCAGGCCGGTGATAAGACTCCAAACATAGATATGCTGGTGCGATGGAATACCACGGCATGCACCTGCAGAGTCCTCTGTAATTGTGCTTGAGTTCAGCGTCACAACTAGAATAGATATGTTAAGTAtgacattaaatctgtaaataTAATGAATACAAAGTTTCTCTCATTAACAACGACGATCAGtacaaaaagaaacaatttCAATGCACCCTCTACTTACAGCTTATGTTAAGCCAGTCTGTCAGAGTGAAAGAATCTGGGTTTCCTTTCTTTGCCACATGTGTAATCAAAGCTGCTTGTAGATTAGCAACCGTGTCTCTAAAAGAGAAAAGCAACATATCTAAATAACCAATACAAATGTACACAGTATGTTTACATGCTGTATATCAAATTTGAGCTTGCTGACCTCAGGAGATTACACTGAGGTAAATTCTGTCTGCTGACGGGTAGCAGGCATCCTGATGTTGAATTCTCCCCGAATAAAACTGCGTTCTTCTCAGCAGTGGAACAGAGTCCGTCGTGCACTGGAAGCCAGATTAGGCAGAAGTGAAGACAAACTGTACATGCGCAAGTCAGCGAGGCGGCAAATCCATTCATGTAGCACAATTCAGCAAGACGATTTCAAGTGATTAATAGAGAACATAAAACGcattaaaaaactaaattttactTCTGAGTTCCGCATACTGTTTAAGCTGCATGAAAACTAAAAGCAGCTTCTTCATGTCTCGTTCTACCTCTGGGAACAGCAAGCAAGCCTGCTCCTGTTTACCAAAGATGTCCGGAAGGTTTAGAACGTACCAAGATTTCAGAaatgtattttggccctaaaaCCAATCAACATGACTAACGTTTTACCTGGTTTCCAGATATTGATCGACGTCTTCTGGATTGAGTCTGAATCATTGTCCAAGACTCCAGCAATAACAGGCCTTCCCACCTGATAACCTGTCATTTAAAATGCACATGTTATTCTCTGTAATAGGAAATGGGAACCCTGTACTTTAAACAAAgagaggtttttgtttttttcttgctctTACCTGGGTTACCTGAGTTGGCCTCAGCCATGGAGTCTCCATTAAGAAACACAGCGGAATATCTTGTAGTTAACGCCACTGTTTGGAGAAGAGAACAGCAAAATAAGTCAAAATATATGAAACATGTTTCTtaactttaaaggataagaccggttttttgacattgggcccttgatttcacattataacatgatgttctactcacccctgcttgttgtttgtcatttggagctgttccgaagatattcgcgaggcgtctggctgctctcttgagatattcggccatgaaacggtttcctatgggcaagctcatacaggcacaaactatgctgtttataatttattaattactctacaccagcactgataacgtggaggtgcgtcgcttacttaaaaaaatccgggttactaattttgaattttagccgaatgaataaataggcagcaggtctgtgggctgtctgtggcagtagcacgaggaggacgtcagtaacacccactttacgacaaaaaaaatcaaaattacaataacccggatttttttaagtaagcgacgcacctccacgttatcagttctagtgtagagtaattaataaattataaacagcatagtttgtgcctgtatgagcttgcccataggaaaccgtttcatggccgaatatctcaagagagcagccagacgcctcgcgaatatcttcggaacagctccaaatgaccaacaacaagcaggggtgagtagaacatcatgctataatgtgaaatcaagggcccaatgtcaaaaaaccggtcttatcctttaactggTAAAAAACCGAGTTACTGGAAAGCATCATAGGCACTTACCACTAACATTTGAGATGATGGTCCCAACAGTGCGTGTCAGTGCGATACCTGTGATGCTATTTCCTTTCCAATAGAATTTGTAATCCAGTGCTAAGGTCACATTTTCACATACCAGCCTCTCGCCTTCAATTAAACAATAACACATTTCAAAATTAGGCTAATTGTCAGTTTAAGTTGCTTTGGTGAGGAAACTCTGTATGTACTTATATGCATACAGTACCTGTAGAGGCAACTGCCTTGCTTTCAGAAATAAACTGACTCAAGTCAGTGGCGACGTCATCGGTTACATCCACCACGACGTCTCCTGAGAGGAAAATGAAAGTTAAAAACAAGGTTTGAAGAGGCCTGCATTAAAAAAAGTCTCAGAACATATCAAAGCACCGCTCCAAGTACGGTTGGCAGGTAAAACGCACCCCCTTGGCCATTCATCACTCGAGTACCCAGATCTGCTGGCAGTGTCTGTAAGGGAGATCCAGCTGGACAGGAACGGAGCAGAGTTTCGCACTCGACTTTAAAATTTTTCAAAAATGCTACAGGAGCACCATTTACACACTGCCCGAAGACCCTCTGTGGACCAAAGATATACATTACACCTTAGGTGTTACAGCcctcaaaacacattcaatgCAAAATATCACTTAATAGATAAAGtattataaagaaaaaacaacatctgCACGACTAACCTGAGGAATGCTGAAGTACTGGTTATTTAAGGTTACAATTGGACTTCCTTGAACATAAAGATTAACTGGCACTGGAGCTGACAATGTGGGCCTTTGGAAGGATGGGCGAGGCCTTGATGCACTAGGCAGGTTAAAAACCAAAAGATTTATGATGAAATCATGAAACAAAACTTAGTGAAGAAGTGGCTTAATGAAAGAAAAACCAAACATCAAATCCTTTCTCACATTGTGTCACCGCGGTAAAAATGACCAAGATAGGGGTTGTTTTCAGGTGGAGAATTGACACATAGAAATGGAAACCAATCCGGGGAGTTTTCAGCAGACTGCACGGAGCACTGATAATCTGGAGCAGGAGAGACCTGTCCACCAAAGGGCCCTAGAAGACAATGGGACTCAAACAGGTTCAAGTCTTCACTGGAGCAGTCCTGTTAAGATAGAAACACAAAAAAGTGCATTCATGCAACAGGTAATACGTCAACTATTCTATTGTTAAAACACTTGAAAAGtgacatataaatatatatatacatatacctTGTCACAACAGCAGCGTACGTCACATACACTGAATGTTAGGTCACAGGGACAAGAGCCAAGTGGTTGGTACACTTGGTTTGGAATGACTGTTTTATTATCTGAAATGGACAGTGATTTACATATCAAGAAGTGTGCAACTCTCAAGTTGTTTACATTCCTAATTTGGAGGCACATTATGATCGGAAACAAATCTATACTTTAATTTGAATTACCATATCCAGTGCTCTTAGGAAACAGCTGGGCATGTATGGTGGCCTGGATCAGCAGCGATGCCTGGGGTGTACTGCCAACGCAGGCAGACACCTGAAGGGTTTCCAGGACACACAGCCGCTCTGAACAGCAGTCACCAGTTGTATCATTCTCACCACACAAACGCAGAATCTGATTCAACCTCAGCTGAATCCGAACAGCATTCTAAGGCACAAGATTAAACAAATTGGAGTACGAATCATGGATGGATTGTATTACCTTCAGTCCTTTGGCCCTTGCATCTCACTTCAGCATTGTTTTATCATGATCTGATTATAATCATTGGTCAAGATCACCGTCAGATTAGCTTTTACCTTTCCCATCGGCTCCCTTGTAAGCACCCACCGTGTCGCCTCGACCACACATGATGGAGGACCAACGCTCCCTGTAAAAGACAACCACAATCACCAACCACCTAATCCACCCAAAATGACGGCATACTGCCCTTTCACAACGCAGCCACAAATCGACCCCGTCCTTATTGTTTCTAAACAGCTCATTTGGCAACTAACTTATCCACACAATGGCCATGTTCTATTAAAGCATCAGCATTTACCTGTTGAGTTGGATGGAGAAACCGTCCGAAGCTTCAGAGAGACGTCTGAGGTGTTCCCGAGCAGAAATGCGGTGACAGCAGGTCCAGTTGTAGTGAGAAAAGACGGCTGGAAAACTATTGAACAAATTATTATAATTTCTGCTGACAAGAACTCGTGATAACGACATAGAATAAGTGTAAATGTAACGCCTTTGACCTTAAAAAACATCTTAGACTCAATAataagagatgctgaagatacAAACAAAGCTCTTACCGACAGTGTTCTGAGTATAAGCCAAAGAAACGAAGAGCAATACATATGTGACGTGGCGCGAAACAGACCCAGAAAAGAAAGTTTCAACCACATTAGCCATTTGGTGATTAAAGAGTCGACATAGCTGCAAACTGGTTGTGATGCCCTAGCAACGCAGATATCAACAAATCACCACCGAGAAAGATTCTTGCTCTCAGGAGACACGAGACGCAAAACGTTGTTGAAACCAGCAGCAGCGACCTCTTCTGGTCTGGAGTGGTAGATTCACCGGTATTTTGCAAGCATGAGGACTCCTGGCAGTAGAGGTTCCTCCTAAAATGTGGATTTCCTACAATGTTTTATCTCTTATTCTACTACGATTTCTAAATCTTACTTCGATTTTTTAAATCTACACTGATACATGTACACCTTTATCACATTTAGGCATTAAAGACAGTCAACAGCCTAAAAATGTCTTACTGCTGGAACTGAATTGACCTAAATTGTATAAATTGATATATTGTTCACTTCACTGATATATGAAACTTAAAGGTGTTGCCAATAATGGGGAAATTCTTTGTTATGGATCTTTTCCAATAAATGTCTGGGCCCGCATATTTTaaccgctaggtggcagcacgTTGCCGCCAGATTGACCACTGAGATTAGCAGAAGTAGAATTTTGTCACGTGACCAGCAAACCAATGTGCTTTCAGTAATGTGTCAACATTAGGCTTTCGTACTTAGAAATTAATACAAGAATGGCTTTTGAAAGCCTGTTAACAAGTCTGCAGAACTGTGTGATATCCGAGATTCAAATATCTGGAAATGTCAGCCAAACCCTCAAGCTGTTCTATGGCAAACTGTCTGAATCCTCCAGGTTGGTGCTGAATGTTACTCAAAACTCGGTCAAACTGTCCCTGTGCCGTTTGTAAATTCTATATTTGTGGGATGTTTAATAAGATGTGATGAATAATTCTGCTTTATAAACAGGAATAACGTGAAAAGATGTAAGGAGCGCAGTTTAGAGGAGGCTGCCCAGCTGCTGAGACAACTATCAGAGGCACAGCTTCGTAGTTTTGATGACCAGCATCTCCTGCTCCATGTCAGAGTCCTCATATCCCTGCAGCTGCAGATGGTCGGCATCTCCACAGCCTGTCGTAAAGTGGACCAGGTAAGCCTCACAGCGTGTTCGTTCACTGTACAATGCTTAACACAAAATGCAGTCTCATGAAAACTTTATATCTGCTTAATAGATGTTGCAACATTTGGCAAAGGTGGACCACCAGTTGGTTTTTAGAGAAACCACCCACAGTTTGCAGTCCATAGTCCTCTGCGATCAGGTACAGAGCTGTCCCTTCACCCTCGTTTGTGTTATAAGTCTTTCCAAAGGCCTTGCAGATACCTTTGACCGTGTTCTTTTTTCAGATTCTGTCTTTGGAGGATTTACAGAGAGGTTGGTGCTGGCTAAAGATGGTCTgcagttttattcatttaatgtgCAAGTTTTCACGTGCTTTTATTTGAACCATTCTTAGCCTGTATGTTCCTGGAGGACAGCACTGTTGGTCGTGAGGCGTGGCGAGGATCATTCATGTCCATGCTGAATAAGGTGTCTGACTTGTTCCCTATTGTATTGCAACAAGAATCCACGAGAGACGGACCCCTGTGTTATCTTGCTGTCAAGGTATGCAGAGAGCATGCATCATGAATGAGCCTTTTTCTTGTGATCTTGGTTACTGACTTGGGAACTGTGGTTGCTGCAGGTGTGTTTGCAAATATTTCAGCTCTTGTCCAGGGaagttgctccttttgtgtggGAAGAGGACCGCAGGAGCCCAGCAGTGCAGACGATCTTGCAGGCTCTTATGGGCATAATACTTGGACAGGTTACCTTTTCATTCAAAAGTTCTGAATTAGCCATTAAAAAGATTGGTATCTGTTGTTGCAGCTGTTTCGTGTGTCCTTTCTTGCAGTGCTACAACCGGGACACTCGTCTTTTGGCAGGCACTGCCGTGGCCATGCTGATCAGCACAGCGTCGGAGAGCAGAGCAGGAGGCGCCGCTGCCTGGAGTCTGCTGCAGGTCTCTCACATAGGTACTGTATGTTGCTGCAGCTCTATAAATGGCTTGAGCCAAACGAACACTGACATTTGACCAGATAGTCACATGAACTAGTAAGCATGTGCCCATTGGAACTgagatgtgcttttttttttttctaaatgaataATTCATCCTCTTCAATACAGTTTCTGTTGATAAAAGCGACATAATCAAAAGACACATGAGACTTTAATGTCTTGTAGTCATACAAAACAGACCTGTCAGACAGAAAAAGTGAGAACGCTTACATTAGGGGTTCCAAATGTTTTGAACCTCCTTTTGGAATAATATCTGTAACCTTGATTATTTAAACTTCTGAAAAATGTGTGGCGAAGGaaacccttaaaaaaaaaaaaaaaaaggttttggctACCTAGGGTAATGTCGTTGTAAATAAGCTAAAGAAATTCCACTTCAAGGTATATTGTTCAGTGGCAGAGTCACAGGATCTGCAGGCAGCTGTCAGTGCTGCATCAACAATCACAAAGAGATTGCACAGATCTGACCCCCTTGGGGGGATGTGCCAAAGAAAAGCCTTTTCTGTACAAAAACAGTGTTAGAGCAAAAGTATAGCATAGCAGCGGATTCACAGAAATCCACCAGGCCCTCCGGACAGATGAGTTGTTTGTCCACATTATGGTAGACAAccaaaattatatatattataaaccAAGGAACTTGGGGGTTTGGGGTTGTCATACTGTCTCAGGACTGGGCAGCTAGTTGTCCAAGAGTTGTTTCTAGATTCTAACTCAAGCTTAAAATTGAACTGGAAGTGGACCTTTTAATAGAATAATGAGACTCAGAACACCAGAAAATTCACCAAGGAGCTGCAAAAACATGGAGGTTATG
This Odontesthes bonariensis isolate fOdoBon6 chromosome 6, fOdoBon6.hap1, whole genome shotgun sequence DNA region includes the following protein-coding sequences:
- the tctn2 gene encoding tectonic-2; translation: MANVVETFFSGSVSRHVTYVLLFVSLAYTQNTVVFQPSFLTTTGPAVTAFLLGNTSDVSLKLRTVSPSNSTGSVGPPSCVVEATRWVLTREPMGKNAVRIQLRLNQILRLCGENDTTGDCCSERLCVLETLQVSACVGSTPQASLLIQATIHAQLFPKSTGYDNKTVIPNQVYQPLGSCPCDLTFSVCDVRCCCDKDCSSEDLNLFESHCLLGPFGGQVSPAPDYQCSVQSAENSPDWFPFLCVNSPPENNPYLGHFYRGDTIASRPRPSFQRPTLSAPVPVNLYVQGSPIVTLNNQYFSIPQRVFGQCVNGAPVAFLKNFKVECETLLRSCPAGSPLQTLPADLGTRVMNGQGGDVVVDVTDDVATDLSQFISESKAVASTGERLVCENVTLALDYKFYWKGNSITGIALTRTVGTIISNVSVALTTRYSAVFLNGDSMAEANSGNPGYQVGRPVIAGVLDNDSDSIQKTSINIWKPVHDGLCSTAEKNAVLFGENSTSGCLLPVSRQNLPQCNLLRDTVANLQAALITHVAKKGNPDSFTLTDWLNISFVTLNSSTITEDSAGACRGIPSHQHIYVWSLITGLVEGSPQREIRDLQISYSLSTWALDCGGVDFSSCAETQLFPITSSVTFIDIPINVGPPNTRFQINFTEYDCDRNDVCWPELAFPITKSYTGEPYSQSLAKGMILVFFFITASILGTPWRQIRQVWHGAAL